One window of Catharus ustulatus isolate bCatUst1 chromosome 3, bCatUst1.pri.v2, whole genome shotgun sequence genomic DNA carries:
- the SLC30A10 gene encoding zinc transporter 10: MGRYSGKTCRLIFMLVLTVGFFVAELVSGYLGNSIALVSDSFNMLSDLISLCVGLATGRIARRSRRGPRATFGYGRAEAVGALSNAVFLTALCFTILVDSVLRLARPEPIDDAQLVLIVGTLGLAVNIVGLLVFQDWGSCCRGRRRSPAAPAAPDSEEDEAGDSPNDQKSPEGGSEKKKEKKSEALNIRGVLLHVMGDALGSVVVVVTATIFYVRPLGDAPCNWQCYIDPSLTIVMVFIILSSAFPLIKETSTILLQMVPKGVNMQLLTDRLARVPGVSSLHEVHVWELASGKNIATLHVKCQTPSDYQDAAYKIRKIFHEAGVHSVTIQPEYADHKTLHPLCSSPCISKACDSQLCCSQREPPRAETNGYREKSGSSPSALHRDNGSRSSDVEISMEDPVAEESVKNVKNCDVSDDKSQSGSTRF, translated from the exons ATGGGGCGGTACTCGGGCAAGACGTGCCGCCTCATCTTCATGCTGGTGCTCACCGTCGGCTTCTTCGTGGCCGAGCTGGTGTCCGGCTACCTGGGCAACTCCATCGCGCTGGTGTCCGACTCCTTCAACATGCTCTCGGACCTCATCTCGCTGTGCGTGGGGCTGGCCACCGGGCGCATCGcccgccgcagccgccgcgGTCCCCGCGCCACCTTCGGCTACGGGCGCGCCGAGGCGGTGGGAGCGCTCAGCAACGCCGTGTTCCTCACCGCCCTCTGCTTCACCATCCTCGTGGACTCCGTCCTGCGCCTCGCCCGGCCCGAGCCCATCGATGACGCCCAGCTGGTGCTCATCGTCGGCACCCTCGGCCTCGCCGTCAACATCGTGGGGCTCCTCGTCTTCCAGGACTGGGGCTCCTGCTGCCGCGGGCGGCGGCGCTCCCCCGCTGCTCCCGCGGCCCCGGACAGCGAGGAGGATGAAGCAG GTGATTCACCAAATGACCAAAAGAGCCCTGAAGGGGggtctgagaagaaaaaagagaaaaagtctGAAGCTTTGAACATCAGAG GTGTTCTTTTGCATGTTATGGGAGATGCACTTGGGTCTGTGGTCGTGGTAGTTACTGCTACAATCTTCTATGTACGTCCTCTGGGGGATGCTCCGTGTAATTGGCAGTGCTACATCGATCCAAGCCTGACAATAGTTATGGTGTTCATCATCTTGTCTTCTGCATTCCCACTTATAAAGGAGACCTCAACTATTCTGTTGCAGATGGTCCCCAAAGGTGTTAATATGCAACTACTGA CTGACAGACTAGCCCGTGTACCAGGGGTTAGCAGCCTCCACGAGGTGCACGTCTGGGAGCTTGCAAGCGGGAAGAACATTGCCACTCTTCACGTCAAGTGCCAAACCCCTTCCGACTACCAAGACGCTGCTTACAAAATCCGGAAGATTTTCCATGAGGCAGGAGTCCATTCTGTGACCATCCAGCCCGAGTATGCTGACCACAAGACCTTGCATCCCCTGTGCAGCTCACCCTGCATCTCCAAAGCCTGTgactcccagctgtgctgcagccagagggAGCCCCCCCGGGCTGAAACGAATGGCTACAGGGAGAAGAGTGGGAGCTCCCCCTCTGCACTGCACAGAGACAATGGCTCAAGGAGCAGTGACGTTGAAATCTCTATGGAGGACCCAGTGGCAGAGGAGAGTGTGAAAAACGTGAAAAATTGTGACGTGTCTGATGACAAATCACAGTCGGGTAGTACGAGATTTTAG